The Calditrichota bacterium genome includes a window with the following:
- a CDS encoding NAD(P)-dependent oxidoreductase has product MAGLKNKTIIITGASRGIGKAMAIKFAKNGANIVAASKSLTAHPKLPGSLEETVADVKKSGGQAIAVQVDVRHPDQVNNMVESAVETFGGVDMLVNNAGAISLTSVEKTSLKLYDRMHYVNDRAVFLCSQAVLPYLKNSDQGHILTLSPPINLNPKWLKDYSPYTASKYSMSMLTIGMAEELKEDKIAVNSLWPKTIIATAAIEFAVGDKNMLNVCRTTDIMADAAFEIISTNDMSLTGNLFIDEDILREKGVQDFDKYLNNPEFKGKLYPDLFLDE; this is encoded by the coding sequence ATGGCAGGACTTAAAAACAAGACAATTATTATAACAGGCGCTAGCCGGGGAATTGGCAAAGCAATGGCAATTAAATTTGCGAAAAATGGAGCCAATATAGTTGCAGCTTCTAAATCATTAACGGCTCATCCAAAATTACCGGGGTCGCTTGAGGAAACAGTTGCTGATGTTAAAAAATCCGGCGGACAAGCTATTGCGGTTCAGGTAGACGTGCGACATCCCGATCAGGTAAACAATATGGTTGAGTCAGCGGTGGAAACATTTGGCGGTGTTGATATGTTGGTTAATAATGCAGGTGCAATCAGCTTAACATCTGTAGAGAAAACAAGTTTAAAACTATATGACCGGATGCATTATGTGAATGACAGGGCTGTCTTTTTGTGTTCACAAGCGGTGCTGCCATATTTAAAAAATTCAGACCAGGGTCATATTTTAACTTTGTCACCTCCTATAAACCTTAATCCGAAATGGTTAAAAGATTATAGTCCGTACACAGCAAGTAAATATAGTATGTCCATGCTGACAATTGGTATGGCTGAAGAATTAAAAGAAGATAAAATTGCCGTAAACAGCCTTTGGCCCAAAACAATTATTGCCACAGCGGCTATTGAGTTTGCTGTTGGGGATAAAAATATGCTAAATGTTTGTCGTACAACAGATATTATGGCAGATGCTGCTTTTGAGATAATCTCAACAAATGACATGTCTTTGACAGGTAATTTATTTATTGATGAGGATATTTTGAGAGAAAAGGGTGTTCAGGATTTTGATAAATATCTTAATAATCCTGAATTTAAAGGCAAACTTTATCCGGATTTGTTTTTAGATGAATAA
- a CDS encoding rhomboid family intramembrane serine protease encodes MNKESFFQAVKIVLFAALAIWLIEIVNLILGHQFYVWGILPRDFDSLPGIILHPFIHGSLQHTILNTIPFIVLGSFVALEGKAAFIKITVQIVLIGGLLLWLFGRSSYHVGASLLIFGYFGFLLSLAFYKKTISSIVIAGVTIFMYGGLIYGIVPMDNQVSWEGHLFGLIAGVFGARLTKPGSNA; translated from the coding sequence ATGAATAAGGAATCATTCTTTCAGGCGGTTAAGATTGTTCTTTTTGCGGCTTTAGCTATCTGGCTAATTGAGATCGTAAATTTAATTTTAGGTCACCAGTTTTATGTATGGGGAATCTTGCCAAGGGATTTTGATAGTTTACCCGGAATTATTTTACATCCTTTTATTCATGGAAGTTTGCAACATACCATATTAAATACAATCCCCTTTATTGTACTTGGCTCTTTTGTTGCGCTGGAAGGTAAGGCAGCCTTCATTAAAATAACAGTACAAATTGTTTTGATTGGAGGATTATTACTCTGGCTATTTGGGCGATCTTCTTACCATGTTGGAGCCAGCTTACTCATTTTTGGGTATTTTGGTTTTCTGCTTTCTCTGGCTTTTTATAAGAAAACAATTAGCTCAATAGTAATTGCCGGTGTGACGATTTTCATGTATGGTGGATTAATTTATGGTATTGTCCCGATGGATAACCAGGTATCGTGGGAGGGGCATCTTTTTGGTTTAATAGCAGGTGTTTTTGGAGCCAGGTTGACAAAACCTGGTAGCAACGCCTGA
- the hybA gene encoding hydrogenase 2 operon protein HybA: MNIDRRDFFKIFSAGVVTASSTTNVIAREPKNRLKDAVGILYDATLCIGCKACEVGCKILNNKTAEHKIEKELGVPKSWDSASDLSVDTLNKIKVYKNGNDFSFVKKACMHCVDPDCVSVCPTTALTKNQTNGIVSWDIDACCGCRYCQMACPFNIPKFEFGKAFPELKKCEMCQHLIADGGIPGCCESCPCGASIFGNVEDLLQEAHRRLNSGIGEEYNFPISELESQYRTTKPISKYVNYVYGEHENGGTQYIMLSAIPFEKLGMPILPGQSEAVLSEGIQHTLYKGLIAPFVLFAWLAFGAHRSLKNESTELDTESDEKKGGNNE; this comes from the coding sequence ATGAACATTGATCGAAGGGATTTTTTTAAGATCTTCTCGGCGGGTGTTGTAACTGCTTCTTCAACTACAAATGTCATCGCCAGGGAACCAAAAAATCGTTTAAAAGATGCAGTAGGGATTTTGTACGATGCAACACTCTGTATCGGCTGTAAAGCATGTGAAGTTGGGTGTAAAATCCTAAATAATAAAACTGCTGAACATAAAATTGAAAAAGAACTTGGCGTTCCCAAAAGCTGGGATTCTGCATCAGATCTGTCAGTAGACACTTTAAATAAAATTAAAGTCTATAAAAACGGCAATGACTTTTCATTTGTAAAAAAAGCTTGCATGCACTGTGTTGATCCGGATTGTGTTTCTGTATGTCCGACAACCGCGCTTACAAAAAACCAAACTAATGGAATAGTATCTTGGGATATAGATGCCTGTTGTGGTTGCCGTTATTGCCAAATGGCCTGCCCTTTTAATATTCCAAAATTTGAATTTGGAAAAGCCTTCCCAGAACTAAAGAAATGCGAAATGTGCCAGCATTTAATTGCAGATGGAGGAATTCCCGGTTGTTGTGAATCTTGCCCGTGTGGTGCTTCCATTTTTGGCAATGTAGAAGACTTGTTGCAGGAGGCCCACCGAAGGTTGAATTCGGGCATCGGGGAAGAGTACAATTTTCCAATATCAGAATTGGAATCACAATACAGAACAACAAAACCAATCTCAAAATATGTGAATTATGTATATGGTGAACATGAAAATGGTGGGACACAATACATTATGCTTTCAGCTATTCCATTTGAAAAATTAGGGATGCCGATTTTGCCCGGTCAGTCCGAGGCTGTGCTATCTGAAGGCATTCAGCATACCTTATATAAAGGATTAATTGCCCCATTTGTGCTATTTGCCTGGTTGGCATTCGGTGCTCACCGTTCATTAAAAAATGAATCAACCGAACTGGACACTGAAAGCGATGAAAAGAAAGGGGGTAACAATGAATAA
- a CDS encoding DUF350 domain-containing protein — translation MSTYIEELLSIEPVFWLLKFEGAAYLITVFIVLYAAKLVYDLFTPFSLNEQLTNEDNKAIAVSFSGYVLGVMIILLSIFHSGTAIEGGINSQVDLLKDLLATIIWGIIGILLLNISRVINDKLLLSKFDNMKELVKDKNVGTGAALFGSYVGSGLIIRAAIYGESTGWTEDILTTLIYFIMGQIGFIIFGWVYQLISRYDVHEEIEKDNISAGVAFGLSLVAISILLSGYIISYSSLPGFAVWFVMGLFVLMVSRYIVDKMMLPGSLLDEEISKDHNWGAALVEGTVAVGIALLMVPAFLG, via the coding sequence ATGAGTACATATATTGAAGAATTATTAAGTATAGAACCGGTTTTTTGGTTATTGAAATTTGAAGGAGCCGCATATCTCATAACAGTTTTTATTGTTTTGTATGCAGCTAAGTTGGTCTATGATTTGTTTACACCTTTTAGCCTGAATGAACAATTGACGAATGAAGATAATAAGGCTATTGCGGTTTCATTTTCCGGCTATGTTCTTGGTGTGATGATAATCCTGCTAAGCATATTCCACTCAGGAACTGCCATAGAAGGGGGCATTAATTCACAGGTTGATTTATTAAAGGATCTGTTGGCAACAATTATCTGGGGGATTATAGGTATATTATTACTTAATATTTCCCGCGTAATAAATGATAAACTTCTTCTAAGCAAGTTTGATAATATGAAGGAGCTTGTGAAAGATAAAAATGTTGGTACTGGTGCAGCATTGTTTGGCAGCTATGTTGGTTCAGGGTTAATAATTCGCGCTGCTATCTACGGAGAGTCAACAGGTTGGACAGAAGATATTCTTACTACATTAATTTATTTTATTATGGGGCAGATTGGGTTTATCATTTTTGGCTGGGTTTATCAATTAATCAGCAGGTATGATGTCCATGAAGAGATTGAAAAAGATAATATTTCTGCCGGTGTTGCATTTGGCTTAAGCCTTGTAGCAATTTCAATTCTACTGTCAGGTTATATAATTTCTTACAGCTCATTACCGGGATTTGCAGTTTGGTTTGTGATGGGGCTTTTTGTTCTTATGGTTAGCCGCTATATCGTTGATAAAATGATGCTGCCTGGATCACTTTTAGATGAGGAAATCAGCAAAGACCATAACTGGGGTGCAGCTCTTGTAGAAGGCACAGTTGCGGTTGGAATAGCTCTTTTGATGGTCCCTGCATTTTTAGGGTAA
- a CDS encoding hydrogenase small subunit, translating into MANLLDSYPSPGRNNQSSIINGVSRRHFLKFCAAITASLGLPLSTTQLLAQTIEKTRRTPVIWLHFQECTGCTESLLRATHPTIEHLILDLISLDYNETLNTGSGHQAEKALYQSIEENTGKFILIVEGSIPVKENGIYCKIGDRTALDILRDIGPKAAAVVAIGSCASWGGVQSAEPNPTGATPVNKILTIPVINLPGCPASPYNLLSTVLYYLTLKKLPKLDDFGRPVFAYGRLIHEHCERRPHFDSGRFANEYGDDGHRRGWCLYKIGCKGPETFGNCSTQRFGDVGNATWPVGTGHPCYGCTEEGVGFNKPLHQQASVFPFTPPASYPNINDDKGSGVSVGAAALVGAMAGGAIGAGVKISHSLKKADEETATEQNKENNQEAL; encoded by the coding sequence ATGGCTAATTTATTGGACTCATATCCATCACCCGGAAGAAATAATCAAAGCAGTATTATAAACGGTGTTTCACGAAGACATTTCCTTAAATTTTGCGCAGCAATTACTGCATCACTTGGACTCCCTTTAAGTACGACCCAGCTACTTGCACAGACAATTGAAAAAACCCGTAGAACACCTGTAATCTGGCTGCATTTCCAGGAATGTACCGGTTGCACCGAATCTTTGCTTCGGGCAACTCATCCAACGATAGAACACCTTATCCTGGATTTGATTTCGCTGGATTATAATGAAACATTAAATACAGGATCGGGCCATCAGGCAGAAAAGGCTTTATATCAATCGATCGAGGAAAACACTGGTAAATTTATTTTAATTGTTGAAGGCTCCATTCCGGTAAAAGAAAATGGTATCTATTGCAAGATTGGAGACCGGACCGCTTTAGATATTTTGAGAGATATTGGACCAAAAGCCGCAGCTGTTGTTGCAATCGGATCTTGTGCATCCTGGGGTGGTGTTCAGTCCGCAGAACCAAATCCAACAGGTGCGACACCGGTTAATAAAATTTTAACAATCCCTGTGATAAACCTTCCCGGATGCCCGGCAAGCCCATATAACCTACTTTCAACAGTCCTCTATTATTTAACCCTAAAAAAACTGCCTAAACTGGATGATTTCGGTCGCCCCGTTTTTGCTTATGGTCGATTAATCCATGAGCATTGCGAACGACGTCCACACTTTGACTCAGGCCGTTTTGCCAACGAATATGGTGACGATGGCCATAGACGTGGCTGGTGTTTGTATAAAATCGGTTGTAAAGGACCGGAAACATTTGGCAATTGTTCAACACAACGTTTCGGGGATGTTGGAAATGCAACTTGGCCTGTAGGTACAGGCCACCCTTGTTATGGGTGTACCGAAGAAGGTGTCGGCTTTAACAAACCATTACATCAGCAAGCGAGCGTATTCCCTTTTACTCCACCTGCATCATACCCAAATATAAATGATGACAAAGGAAGCGGAGTAAGTGTAGGAGCCGCCGCCCTGGTTGGGGCTATGGCCGGTGGTGCCATCGGTGCCGGTGTAAAAATATCGCATTCCTTAAAAAAGGCAGATGAAGAAACTGCTACTGAACAAAATAAAGAAAACAATCAGGAGGCGTTATGA
- a CDS encoding HEAT repeat domain-containing protein — MKTLLIIITAVLLCTNVSAQEIIPYSGAEKNLENRWQWASEKANQTNENKYWIVYTFERLMNQNSYIGSFNRHYKDETKLGELLYPNAPKDYFESLNYLDHNTSKAKVKKELALLFRIRKGKIIDTQISTIDLPFQFEKLPIYWLGIAEEQESIKLIIRKYDQIKDPEAKESLVSAAGMHKNAPQSFDFLKEIIENEKDSELREDAVFWIGHLDDKKAIPLLINIAKNDRSEDVAEKAVFSLHNIESDTAVDALIDLAKNLRNGDVREKAIFWVGQLASKKAEAALNDIVYSDEETEIQEKAVFALSQLDDGRGVTKLIKIAKTHPNKAVRKKAIFWLGQSEDDRALDALIEMVQK, encoded by the coding sequence ATGAAAACATTATTAATAATTATTACAGCCGTTTTACTTTGTACAAATGTTTCTGCACAGGAAATCATTCCTTATTCCGGTGCAGAAAAGAATCTCGAAAACCGTTGGCAATGGGCAAGTGAAAAAGCAAATCAGACAAATGAAAATAAATATTGGATTGTTTATACTTTTGAACGGCTAATGAATCAGAATAGCTATATTGGAAGTTTTAACCGGCACTATAAAGATGAAACAAAACTTGGAGAGTTGTTATATCCAAATGCGCCAAAAGATTATTTTGAATCTTTGAATTATTTAGATCATAATACAAGTAAGGCTAAAGTAAAAAAAGAACTGGCCCTCTTGTTTAGAATCCGTAAAGGTAAAATTATTGATACACAAATAAGTACAATAGACTTACCATTCCAGTTTGAAAAATTGCCGATATATTGGCTTGGTATTGCCGAAGAGCAAGAAAGTATAAAGCTGATTATTCGAAAATATGATCAAATAAAAGATCCGGAAGCAAAAGAGTCTCTGGTTTCTGCAGCCGGAATGCACAAAAATGCTCCGCAAAGTTTTGATTTTTTAAAAGAAATAATCGAAAACGAAAAAGACAGCGAATTACGCGAAGATGCTGTTTTCTGGATTGGTCACCTGGATGATAAAAAAGCTATCCCGTTATTAATAAATATTGCAAAGAATGACCGCAGCGAAGATGTTGCAGAAAAGGCTGTTTTTTCTTTACACAACATCGAATCTGACACGGCTGTTGATGCTTTGATAGACCTTGCCAAAAATCTTAGAAACGGCGATGTCCGTGAAAAAGCCATTTTTTGGGTAGGACAATTGGCAAGTAAAAAAGCTGAAGCAGCACTAAATGATATTGTTTATTCTGATGAGGAAACCGAAATCCAGGAAAAAGCAGTTTTTGCCCTTTCGCAATTGGATGATGGCAGAGGTGTTACAAAACTAATCAAAATTGCTAAAACTCACCCCAATAAAGCAGTAAGAAAAAAGGCCATTTTCTGGCTTGGACAAAGTGAAGATGACCGTGCGCTTGATGCATTGATTGAAATGGTTCAGAAGTGA
- a CDS encoding CDP-glycerol glycerophosphotransferase, giving the protein MIKVLFDLKKEYYFNSLYPIYKELKKDPDYDIYFNIGKDQKRFLGLFLIEQKNEIEERLKEHNLKFTDDVSGFDLVVCGDALKKPERYGDTIRAHMDHGVGIKTLRIRNIARQKNYHYHVFLEGKYWYDYIKSINLENCADFYIQGIPKLDPFFWDGFYDNAKLYQQTGLNPEKKTVLFAPSYKPSCIKYVQGRITDLLPKYNLLIKLHPYSWGGKYAPHSQHKFYQKLAKNNNDVCLIAEEDFDIYPYLNLADTIISDTSSVINEFLALGKHGIIYVLPHEKLNHSDGMPVLSIDPAEWLKGAFPQMHKPEDLLPAVESALNPTTEMKQKLEEYKNYFFTGLDGRSGERVKAEIDKLMKK; this is encoded by the coding sequence ATGATTAAGGTATTATTTGATCTGAAAAAGGAATATTATTTTAATTCCCTTTATCCAATCTATAAAGAATTAAAAAAAGACCCGGACTATGATATTTACTTTAATATCGGAAAAGACCAAAAACGATTTCTTGGCCTTTTTCTGATTGAACAAAAAAACGAAATTGAAGAGCGACTTAAGGAACATAATCTAAAATTTACGGATGATGTTTCAGGATTTGATTTGGTTGTTTGCGGTGATGCATTAAAAAAACCCGAACGTTATGGCGATACAATCCGCGCCCATATGGATCATGGCGTTGGCATTAAAACTTTACGTATCCGCAACATTGCCCGTCAAAAAAACTACCATTACCATGTTTTTCTGGAAGGCAAATATTGGTATGATTATATAAAAAGTATCAATCTTGAAAACTGCGCAGATTTTTATATTCAGGGAATCCCAAAGCTGGATCCATTTTTCTGGGATGGTTTTTATGATAATGCAAAATTATATCAGCAAACTGGTTTAAACCCTGAAAAGAAAACGGTTCTTTTTGCGCCATCTTATAAGCCAAGTTGTATAAAATATGTTCAGGGTCGGATAACAGATCTTCTGCCCAAATATAATCTGCTGATAAAATTACATCCTTATAGTTGGGGTGGAAAATATGCTCCACATTCGCAGCATAAATTTTATCAAAAGCTGGCAAAAAACAATAATGATGTCTGCCTTATCGCAGAAGAGGATTTTGACATCTACCCGTATCTCAATCTCGCGGATACAATTATCAGCGACACCTCCAGCGTGATAAATGAATTTTTGGCCCTGGGCAAGCACGGCATTATTTATGTGCTTCCTCATGAAAAGCTAAATCACAGTGATGGAATGCCCGTACTTTCAATTGATCCGGCGGAATGGCTGAAAGGTGCTTTTCCACAAATGCATAAACCGGAAGATTTACTGCCGGCTGTGGAAAGCGCGCTAAATCCAACGACAGAAATGAAGCAAAAACTAGAAGAATATAAAAACTACTTTTTCACAGGATTGGATGGCCGCTCCGGTGAACGGGTAAAAGCTGAAATTGACAAACTGATGAAGAAGTAA
- a CDS encoding PspA/IM30 family protein, with translation MSIFKRMFKIGEAKANQIVDGMEKPELMLEQAIKDKAKQIGEAKKSVMSVIATERQTKALLLKEQNEKANWEGKAQQALKAGNEELAIKALNRSQEHESKTTNLEATWKTQKASVDQLKVEIVKMEDELAEFKRNKDFIIAQSKTAEVKKQIYQAKAKMSNDKSADDLMARMTAKAERAGFEADAAEEMAESVTGDSLEKEFSALGTSSTSSEVTAKLEAMKKQLGTGK, from the coding sequence ATGAGTATTTTCAAAAGAATGTTTAAAATCGGCGAAGCAAAAGCCAATCAAATTGTTGATGGAATGGAAAAACCGGAATTGATGCTTGAACAAGCCATCAAAGACAAAGCCAAGCAAATTGGTGAAGCGAAGAAATCTGTCATGTCTGTGATTGCAACAGAGCGCCAGACAAAAGCTTTATTGTTGAAGGAACAAAATGAAAAAGCGAACTGGGAAGGCAAAGCTCAGCAAGCCCTAAAAGCAGGCAATGAAGAATTGGCCATAAAAGCATTAAACCGCTCCCAGGAACACGAATCTAAAACAACTAATTTAGAAGCGACCTGGAAAACACAAAAGGCCAGCGTTGACCAATTGAAAGTTGAAATTGTAAAAATGGAAGATGAACTGGCAGAGTTTAAACGCAATAAAGATTTTATTATTGCCCAATCGAAAACAGCAGAAGTTAAAAAACAGATTTACCAGGCCAAGGCTAAAATGTCTAATGATAAGAGCGCAGATGATTTAATGGCGCGTATGACCGCAAAGGCCGAACGTGCAGGCTTTGAAGCTGATGCTGCTGAAGAAATGGCAGAATCGGTAACGGGTGATTCTTTGGAAAAAGAATTTTCAGCTTTGGGTACATCCAGCACTTCATCGGAAGTTACCGCTAAGCTTGAAGCAATGAAAAAACAATTAGGAACTGGGAAATAA
- a CDS encoding chemotaxis protein CheX, translating to MKKEELTHFIETTLQFFKEVSGKSAECGIPFLKKEEPIVLEYTGIIGISGERKGSIYFTTEKIQLSSLAKIMLGIDDVTSEDLKDLAGEIANTISGNLRQIFGDEFLISIPVIVEGQARDIRLPEDIESYVIPINWQNSKSYLVVCLE from the coding sequence ATGAAAAAAGAAGAATTGACCCATTTTATTGAAACAACATTACAATTTTTTAAGGAAGTGTCCGGAAAGAGTGCAGAATGTGGAATTCCTTTTCTTAAAAAAGAAGAACCCATTGTTCTTGAGTATACAGGAATAATTGGAATATCGGGAGAACGAAAAGGAAGTATTTATTTTACAACAGAGAAAATACAACTCTCTTCTCTGGCAAAAATAATGTTAGGAATTGACGATGTTACATCGGAAGATTTGAAAGACCTTGCTGGTGAAATAGCAAACACTATTTCTGGAAATTTACGTCAAATTTTTGGAGACGAATTCTTAATTTCGATTCCTGTGATTGTTGAGGGCCAAGCCCGTGATATAAGACTGCCTGAAGATATTGAGTCTTATGTAATTCCAATAAATTGGCAGAATTCAAAATCATACCTCGTTGTTTGCCTCGAGTAA
- a CDS encoding response regulator, translating into MKILIVDDSSIIRKIIKRSIVEDKFELVGIAGNGLKALELFKEHLPSIVTLDITMPEMDGLTVLEEMLKIKADVKVIVISALTDKATGIKAIKNGAKSFIPKPFSTEDVQNKIIKLAETV; encoded by the coding sequence ATTAAGATTCTAATTGTAGATGACTCTTCGATCATCCGCAAAATTATAAAGAGAAGCATAGTTGAAGATAAATTTGAGCTCGTTGGTATTGCTGGTAATGGGTTAAAAGCTTTAGAACTATTTAAAGAGCATTTACCGTCTATTGTTACACTCGATATCACAATGCCCGAAATGGATGGATTAACTGTTTTAGAAGAAATGCTTAAAATAAAAGCTGATGTAAAGGTTATAGTTATAAGCGCACTTACTGACAAAGCAACTGGAATTAAAGCAATAAAAAATGGTGCTAAATCCTTTATCCCTAAGCCGTTCTCAACAGAAGATGTACAAAATAAAATAATTAAATTAGCCGAAACTGTATAA
- a CDS encoding GxxExxY protein, protein MVENEIAKKTIGMAIEVHKVLGPGLLESAYKESLFYKLDKAGLKVEKEKPMPLAFEEVNLDVGYRLDLLVENKLVIELKAVEKLNNVHLAQVLTYLKLGHFKLGLLINFNVALLKDGIKRVIN, encoded by the coding sequence ATGGTTGAAAACGAGATAGCAAAGAAAACGATTGGAATGGCAATAGAAGTTCACAAAGTGCTTGGTCCTGGATTGTTAGAATCTGCTTATAAGGAAAGTTTATTTTATAAATTAGATAAAGCCGGGTTAAAAGTTGAGAAGGAAAAACCCATGCCACTTGCTTTTGAAGAAGTGAATCTTGATGTTGGATACAGGTTAGATTTATTAGTAGAAAATAAATTAGTAATTGAATTAAAAGCTGTTGAAAAATTAAATAATGTACATTTAGCACAAGTTTTGACTTACTTAAAATTAGGACATTTCAAATTAGGTCTGCTAATAAATTTTAACGTCGCGCTTTTAAAAGATGGAATTAAAAGGGTTATCAATTAA
- the speD gene encoding adenosylmethionine decarboxylase → MNSPLGRHMLLELYQCPDNILDSIPAIEKNLLDIVDKINATFVSKSFHHFSPHGVSGVVVIAESHITIHSWPEHNYAAIDVFTCDESIDYKLVEDLMVEKFKSKKHQAQTIKRGEV, encoded by the coding sequence ATGAATTCACCTTTAGGCCGGCACATGCTGCTGGAGCTATATCAATGTCCGGATAATATTCTGGATTCAATTCCTGCAATTGAAAAAAATCTTTTAGACATTGTTGATAAAATAAATGCCACATTTGTAAGTAAATCATTTCATCATTTTTCACCACACGGTGTTAGCGGTGTTGTTGTGATTGCAGAAAGCCATATCACCATTCACAGCTGGCCGGAACATAATTATGCCGCTATTGATGTTTTTACATGCGATGAGTCGATTGACTATAAACTTGTGGAAGATTTGATGGTTGAGAAATTCAAATCAAAGAAGCACCAGGCTCAAACAATAAAAAGAGGTGAAGTTTAA
- a CDS encoding polyamine aminopropyltransferase, protein MIKSQFPFVYFNLRNKESWVLYIAMFLMGACGLAYEYTLSKIASDILGNSVRQWAVIIGVMMFFMGIGADLQKYFSDKFIVDYFIFFEILIGLAGAFGPILYIYVYGHFPMQFVLVQYFFIVLIGLIIGFEIPLITRINEQFIQQLKLNLAAVLKMDYIGSLAGALGWVFLLPLFFEQVQSAFVLGILNLLVAGFTLYFFRKMVVKKLLLSLFAIISFLAIIFGYSKATDWRVFSEQYLYRDQIVLSKTTRYQHIVLTESRSGDISCYINGHLQFKSVDEFIYHENLVHAAFEIAPIRKNILVLGGGDGLALREILKYPDVESVVLCDIDPEMTRLAKEDYYFNTINNNSLASANVTILKNNVLSAADSIDVITVSQNSFHGRKYDKTARVEIINLDAVAFIEQISGIYDIIIMDFPDPNSPDLAKLYSEQFYQTLKKKLAANGIIVQQSTSPYHAKEVFLSIGRTLTASGFSVIPYKDNVPSFGEWGWWIGGRDEYYSTATLTKRISSIEMLDVDTQYLTPEVLKGALVFGKDQLNSDEKDINTLANNLAYWYYLESWQE, encoded by the coding sequence ATGATTAAATCACAATTTCCATTTGTTTATTTTAATTTGCGTAATAAAGAAAGCTGGGTGCTTTACATTGCAATGTTTTTAATGGGCGCCTGTGGTTTGGCCTATGAATACACCCTTAGCAAAATTGCTTCTGATATTTTAGGCAACTCGGTACGGCAGTGGGCTGTAATTATTGGTGTAATGATGTTTTTTATGGGAATTGGAGCAGACTTACAAAAGTATTTTTCTGATAAATTTATAGTTGATTATTTTATATTCTTTGAAATCCTGATTGGCTTGGCCGGTGCTTTCGGGCCAATACTCTACATTTATGTTTATGGCCACTTTCCAATGCAGTTTGTATTGGTTCAGTATTTTTTTATTGTGTTGATTGGACTGATAATTGGTTTTGAAATTCCTCTTATAACCCGTATAAATGAGCAATTTATCCAGCAGTTAAAACTGAACTTGGCTGCGGTATTAAAAATGGATTATATTGGATCACTTGCAGGTGCGTTGGGATGGGTATTTTTACTGCCTTTATTTTTTGAACAGGTTCAATCAGCCTTTGTTTTGGGAATTTTAAACCTGCTTGTTGCCGGGTTTACGCTTTACTTTTTCAGAAAAATGGTTGTAAAAAAACTATTACTTTCACTTTTTGCGATAATTTCCTTTCTGGCTATAATATTCGGATATTCAAAAGCAACAGATTGGCGTGTATTTTCAGAGCAATATTTATATCGTGATCAGATTGTACTTTCAAAAACAACGCGTTATCAGCATATAGTTTTAACAGAATCACGTTCCGGAGATATATCTTGTTATATAAACGGACATCTACAGTTTAAAAGTGTTGATGAATTTATTTATCATGAAAACCTTGTTCACGCTGCATTTGAGATAGCTCCAATCAGGAAGAATATTCTTGTGCTTGGAGGTGGTGACGGGCTGGCCTTACGTGAAATATTAAAATACCCGGATGTTGAAAGTGTTGTATTGTGTGATATTGATCCGGAAATGACAAGGCTTGCAAAAGAAGATTACTATTTTAATACAATAAATAACAACAGCCTGGCATCTGCAAACGTGACGATTCTAAAAAACAATGTTTTATCGGCAGCAGATAGTATTGATGTGATTACTGTTAGCCAGAATAGTTTTCACGGAAGAAAATATGATAAAACTGCACGGGTCGAAATCATAAATTTAGATGCAGTTGCATTTATTGAACAAATATCGGGGATTTATGATATTATTATTATGGATTTTCCAGATCCCAATTCACCCGATTTAGCAAAATTGTATTCAGAACAGTTTTATCAGACTTTAAAGAAAAAATTGGCAGCCAATGGAATAATTGTTCAGCAATCAACGTCTCCATATCATGCAAAGGAAGTATTTTTAAGTATTGGAAGGACATTAACAGCATCCGGGTTTAGTGTTATCCCATATAAAGACAATGTTCCTTCATTTGGAGAATGGGGTTGGTGGATTGGTGGTAGGGATGAATACTATTCTACTGCAACTTTGACAAAAAGAATTAGTAGTATTGAAATGTTGGATGTTGATACACAATATTTAACACCGGAAGTATTAAAAGGGGCATTGGTTTTTGGCAAGGATCAATTAAATTCTGATGAAAAAGATATAAATACGCTGGCAAATAATTTGGCATATTGGTATTATCTGGAATCATGGCAAGAGTGA